A genomic stretch from Edaphobacter aggregans includes:
- a CDS encoding WD40/YVTN/BNR-like repeat-containing protein, whose product MKWRSIGPFRAGRVSAVAGIAGNAAIYYMGSPGGGVWKTVDGGVVWTPIFDQMHVASIGAIVVAPSKPDVVYVGTGDVSLVGAAVNMGNGIYKSVDAGRTWTHVGLENTEHIGAMWVDPTNPDVVVVAALGRTFSPNAERGVFKTTDGGKSWRKVLYKDDETGAIDVVFAADDSKIGYAAMWHHLVKPGQTQDLINGSKGGAIYKTTDGGETWTPIVAPGLPAEGLSRIGVATSLGGKRVYAIVAAMGGNAGFYRSDDGGANWIKSTTDPRVTGSGYFSRVFIDPKNPDVIYVAQTSLYRSEDGGHTFISYKGAPGGDDNHALWIDPTDSTRMIMASDQGATISMDTGKSWSSWYNQPTAQIYHMSTDNRFPYWVYGTQQDSGSVATLSRGDYGAITFLDWDPVAAYEFGYIVPDPSNPNMVYAGGPGRGLVLLNRANRQVQTISPNLSRDGDYRMAQNPPLAFSPQDAHVFYEGTQFLMETSDAGTNWKKISPDLTVRAGSEETNRKEKEEAASHAQQDRKLRTKEANETLAQPNRSAINTFAPSPVAKGQIWAGTTNGLVQLTKDDGASWQQVSPQGLTQFTMISIIEASHFDAATAYVAVDRHEEDDFKPHIYRTRDAGKSWEQTVAGIADGDFVRVVREDPVRKGLLYAGTENATYVSFDDGEHWSTLQLNMPTTSVRDLQVRGSDLVAATYGRSFWILDDISPLRQIDAKTAQQQTVFYRPERALRVQLDLNGDTPLPPEIPAGQNPPNGALLDFYLKTEPTEDIALAIYDSKGQLVREFSTKAETHTAEPPPNVPDYWLGHPEPLTKVAGMNRFLWDLRYAPPLALRHQYAISAMYGNTPAEPQGALVTPGLYEVRLTVGSKQYKQPLEVVIDPRIAVSKDALARQFELERKTTDMVTLTYNYYHQAIALREAITGAEKKLQNQDAESVAALKEFDQKVLRLQGAEGRGGGPPAAGRTKPTFALLNGEFGSLATTVDSADSDPTPVMDATFGDYCRDLLNVTTSWNQLVKQELPTLNDTLEKQKMSALPAGTIGAPTQCPLPTDNRAAK is encoded by the coding sequence ATGAAATGGCGCTCGATCGGGCCGTTTCGCGCGGGTCGCGTCTCTGCCGTGGCAGGGATTGCGGGCAATGCGGCTATCTACTATATGGGCAGTCCGGGTGGGGGCGTGTGGAAGACGGTGGACGGCGGGGTGGTGTGGACGCCGATCTTCGACCAGATGCATGTGGCGTCGATCGGGGCGATTGTGGTCGCGCCGTCGAAGCCAGACGTGGTCTATGTGGGCACCGGCGATGTGAGCCTGGTCGGGGCAGCCGTGAACATGGGCAACGGGATCTACAAGTCTGTCGACGCGGGACGCACGTGGACTCATGTGGGGCTCGAGAATACGGAGCATATCGGCGCTATGTGGGTGGATCCCACGAATCCGGATGTGGTGGTGGTGGCGGCGCTGGGGCGGACGTTCTCGCCGAATGCGGAGCGGGGGGTCTTCAAGACGACCGATGGCGGCAAGAGCTGGCGTAAGGTGCTCTACAAGGACGACGAGACGGGCGCGATCGACGTGGTGTTTGCCGCGGATGACTCGAAGATAGGCTATGCCGCCATGTGGCACCATCTGGTGAAACCGGGGCAGACGCAAGACCTGATCAACGGCTCGAAGGGCGGAGCGATCTATAAGACGACCGATGGCGGCGAGACGTGGACGCCGATTGTTGCACCGGGTCTGCCGGCCGAGGGGTTGAGCCGCATCGGCGTGGCGACGTCGCTGGGTGGCAAGCGTGTCTATGCGATTGTGGCGGCTATGGGCGGAAACGCCGGCTTTTATCGGTCCGACGACGGCGGTGCGAACTGGATCAAGAGCACGACTGATCCGCGGGTGACCGGCAGCGGGTATTTCAGCAGGGTTTTCATTGATCCGAAGAATCCGGACGTTATTTATGTGGCGCAGACTTCGCTTTACCGGTCGGAGGATGGCGGGCACACGTTCATCTCGTACAAGGGAGCGCCGGGCGGGGACGACAATCACGCGCTGTGGATCGATCCTACGGATTCGACGCGCATGATCATGGCGAGCGATCAGGGCGCGACGATCAGCATGGACACCGGGAAGAGCTGGAGCTCCTGGTATAACCAGCCGACGGCCCAGATCTATCACATGTCAACGGACAACCGGTTCCCCTACTGGGTCTACGGGACGCAGCAGGATAGCGGCAGCGTGGCTACGCTGAGCCGGGGGGATTATGGTGCGATCACCTTCCTCGACTGGGATCCGGTGGCGGCCTATGAGTTCGGGTACATCGTGCCTGATCCTTCGAACCCGAACATGGTCTATGCGGGCGGGCCGGGACGTGGTTTGGTGCTGTTGAACCGCGCCAACCGACAGGTGCAGACGATCTCTCCGAACCTGAGCCGCGACGGCGACTATCGCATGGCGCAGAATCCGCCGTTGGCGTTTTCTCCGCAGGATGCGCATGTGTTTTACGAGGGCACGCAGTTCCTGATGGAGACGAGCGACGCCGGGACGAACTGGAAGAAGATCAGCCCTGACCTGACGGTCCGAGCCGGCAGCGAAGAGACGAACCGGAAGGAGAAAGAAGAGGCTGCATCGCACGCACAGCAGGACAGAAAGCTGAGAACGAAGGAGGCGAACGAGACGCTGGCACAGCCGAATCGGAGCGCCATCAACACATTTGCTCCTTCGCCCGTGGCAAAGGGACAGATATGGGCAGGCACGACCAACGGCCTGGTGCAACTGACCAAGGACGACGGGGCGAGCTGGCAGCAGGTGTCTCCGCAGGGACTTACTCAGTTCACGATGATCAGCATCATCGAGGCTTCGCACTTCGACGCGGCTACAGCTTATGTTGCGGTTGACCGGCACGAGGAGGACGACTTCAAGCCGCATATCTATCGCACGCGCGATGCGGGCAAGAGTTGGGAGCAAACGGTCGCAGGTATCGCTGATGGAGATTTTGTTCGCGTGGTTCGCGAGGATCCGGTTCGCAAGGGTCTGCTGTACGCGGGAACGGAGAATGCGACGTATGTCTCCTTCGACGACGGTGAACACTGGAGTACGCTTCAACTGAACATGCCGACGACCTCAGTGAGGGATTTGCAGGTTCGAGGCAGCGATCTGGTGGCCGCGACGTATGGACGTTCCTTCTGGATTCTGGATGATATAAGCCCTCTGCGGCAGATCGATGCGAAGACGGCGCAGCAGCAGACGGTGTTCTACCGGCCCGAGCGGGCTCTTCGGGTGCAGTTGGATCTGAATGGGGATACTCCGTTGCCACCAGAGATACCGGCTGGGCAGAATCCGCCGAACGGTGCGCTGCTGGATTTCTACCTGAAGACGGAGCCGACGGAGGATATCGCGCTCGCGATCTACGATAGCAAGGGCCAACTTGTTCGGGAGTTTTCGACGAAGGCAGAGACGCACACTGCAGAGCCGCCCCCCAATGTTCCGGACTACTGGCTGGGGCATCCGGAGCCGCTGACAAAGGTGGCTGGGATGAACCGATTCTTGTGGGATCTGCGCTATGCTCCGCCGTTGGCGCTACGGCATCAGTATGCAATCTCGGCGATGTATGGCAATACACCTGCGGAGCCACAAGGGGCGCTGGTAACGCCGGGTTTGTACGAAGTGCGGCTTACGGTGGGCAGCAAGCAGTATAAGCAGCCGCTTGAGGTCGTGATCGATCCGAGGATTGCGGTGTCGAAGGATGCGCTGGCGCGCCAGTTTGAGCTGGAACGCAAGACGACCGACATGGTGACGCTGACCTACAACTACTATCATCAGGCGATCGCGTTGCGGGAAGCTATCACCGGGGCAGAGAAAAAGCTACAGAACCAGGACGCCGAGTCGGTTGCTGCTTTGAAGGAGTTCGACCAGAAGGTGTTGCGACTGCAGGGCGCTGAGGGTCGCGGAGGCGGACCTCCTGCCGCCGGCCGGACGAAGCCCACGTTTGCACTGCTGAACGGCGAGTTCGGCTCGCTGGCGACCACGGTCGATAGTGCGGACAGCGATCCGACGCCGGTAATGGATGCGACCTTTGGCGACTACTGCCGCGATCTGCTGAATGTAACGACGAGCTGGAATCAGTTGGTCAAGCAAGAGCTTCCGACGCTGAACGACACGCTGGAAAAACAGAAGATGTCGGCGCTGCCGGCGGGAACGATTGGAGCGCCAACGCAGTGTCCGTTACCTACCGATAATCGCGCTGCGAAATGA
- a CDS encoding carboxypeptidase-like regulatory domain-containing protein translates to MKCSNLLKIAGAFFLCVSMSLAQTSTTGAVNGTIADASGAIVPGATVILFNPATGTTQTVKSSASGTYRFELIPPGDYVLRVDQAGFAKLESKITVSNAQVLGADLKLQVGSETTTIDVESVATTLQTENGNVATNVSRKQIEEVPNSGNNMTYVTRITPGMGTGFGVSGSTTLYTVDGMMNNDPYNNSNNSGASNLMLGINDVEEATVTGNGYSGQFGGLVGAQVSFVTKSGGNRMHGDASWFWTGRSLVANNWFNNHNGTPRPFENANEWSAAISGPAIKDRLFFYVDTEGLRAVLPSASTGILLPSQNLQNYTLSTLAAKGLSNSVPYYKNMFSIYNAAAAAHNAVPGNPTAVNNAANPTATSTGCPSAPSLTAGEIAGLGTAAGACTVFYQGSATNFANEWLLIARADAVLGPRDRGFIRYEHDTGSQPTTTDQINPLFSAISIQPQHSGQVNETHNFGARAVNNLIVTGLWYGALFGPSNLPATLALYPAQMSFSDSSLTGLGGTNASFPTGRNITTMQLQDDVAIDAGSHTIKFGGRAYLIKENDHYFTAGTVPLQTVSTLGAFINGGSDGSNTTTFAQSFVTKPNHPIMYDQLGFYVEDDWKARRDFNMTFALRIEHQGNVKCLDNCLTLPLQPFPTLTHSAATPYNQALAFNQKEVLPGLQGVEWEPRVGFSYNPPILHDTLVVRGGAGIFFDGLPGNIVESIVKNSPVKNTFKPSGDNIASTETSNLFNDAAALNTAFSGNIVNGGTVASIKASLPTALQPFFTPPGLYGPQNNFKIYQIYKWNLEVQKSFGKGTTVSMNYLGNHGINKPYTNAGLNAYSTTIAGLPTSAPDTRFGQVNYIVSGGMSNYNGLIATFTQRFRGGSVFTAGYTYGKSMDTTTTGLSSTTTGTTDIASSVDPYNPTRYAPASSDIRNYLTLNYVYKVPFKNAFYGGWQVAGAAFIYSGLPFTVVDSAATAKINGSASSGGFYGGTLIANYNYSGEAACSRAYQANPCLTASQFPIGTNGLHTSSVSSNGPRNAFRGPDYISTDLSIMKEIPLHFEGGVFSFGAQAYNVLNHPNFSRPTTSSFTSTSFGTITSMVNPAGVFSGVSGDDSPRIVQIKTKLVF, encoded by the coding sequence ATGAAATGCAGTAATCTCCTTAAGATCGCAGGAGCGTTTTTCCTGTGTGTCTCCATGTCACTTGCACAAACGAGTACGACCGGTGCTGTGAACGGTACGATTGCGGACGCGTCCGGCGCCATTGTTCCTGGGGCTACCGTTATCTTGTTTAATCCTGCGACGGGAACGACGCAGACGGTAAAGAGCAGTGCTTCCGGTACGTATCGGTTCGAGTTGATCCCTCCGGGCGACTACGTATTGCGGGTGGATCAGGCGGGATTTGCCAAGCTTGAGTCAAAAATTACAGTGAGCAATGCACAGGTGCTTGGAGCTGACCTGAAGCTGCAGGTGGGCAGCGAAACGACGACAATCGACGTTGAATCCGTGGCCACGACGTTGCAGACGGAAAACGGAAACGTGGCAACCAATGTAAGCCGGAAGCAGATCGAAGAGGTTCCGAACTCCGGCAATAACATGACGTATGTGACGCGCATTACGCCGGGTATGGGCACAGGCTTCGGTGTTTCGGGAAGCACGACGCTTTATACGGTGGACGGCATGATGAATAACGATCCGTATAACAACTCGAATAACTCCGGCGCTTCGAACCTGATGCTTGGCATCAATGACGTGGAAGAGGCGACGGTCACCGGTAACGGGTACTCGGGGCAATTTGGCGGCCTTGTGGGCGCGCAGGTTAGCTTTGTGACCAAGAGCGGCGGCAACCGGATGCATGGTGATGCCTCGTGGTTCTGGACCGGTCGCTCTCTGGTTGCGAACAACTGGTTTAACAACCACAACGGCACTCCCCGGCCATTTGAGAATGCAAACGAGTGGTCAGCCGCCATCAGCGGTCCGGCGATCAAGGACAGGCTGTTCTTTTATGTAGATACAGAAGGTCTGCGCGCCGTTCTGCCGTCAGCATCGACCGGCATTTTGCTTCCGTCGCAGAATCTGCAGAACTACACTCTCTCGACTCTTGCCGCGAAGGGCCTGTCAAATTCGGTTCCTTATTACAAGAACATGTTTTCTATCTATAACGCGGCTGCCGCAGCACATAATGCTGTGCCGGGAAATCCAACAGCTGTAAACAATGCTGCAAATCCGACGGCGACAAGCACTGGTTGCCCGAGTGCTCCGAGTCTTACGGCAGGGGAGATCGCAGGGCTGGGTACAGCAGCAGGCGCCTGCACGGTCTTCTATCAGGGATCTGCGACTAACTTCGCTAACGAGTGGTTGCTCATCGCGCGAGCCGACGCTGTTCTGGGGCCGCGTGACAGAGGCTTTATTCGCTACGAACATGACACCGGGAGCCAGCCAACTACGACCGACCAGATCAACCCGCTGTTCAGCGCGATCAGCATTCAGCCCCAGCACTCTGGGCAGGTCAACGAGACCCATAACTTCGGGGCGCGTGCGGTGAACAATCTGATCGTCACCGGCCTGTGGTATGGAGCGCTCTTTGGACCGTCGAATCTGCCGGCCACACTGGCGCTCTATCCGGCGCAGATGTCGTTCAGCGACAGCTCGCTTACCGGCCTGGGTGGTACGAACGCCTCGTTCCCTACCGGACGTAATATCACAACGATGCAGTTGCAGGATGACGTGGCAATCGATGCAGGCAGCCATACGATCAAGTTTGGCGGTCGCGCATACCTGATCAAGGAGAACGACCACTACTTCACGGCAGGAACGGTGCCGTTGCAGACAGTGTCCACGCTCGGCGCCTTTATCAATGGAGGAAGCGACGGGTCGAATACCACGACGTTCGCTCAGTCGTTCGTTACCAAGCCAAACCACCCGATCATGTATGACCAGCTTGGCTTCTATGTGGAAGATGACTGGAAGGCGCGCCGGGACTTCAACATGACCTTTGCCCTGCGGATCGAGCACCAGGGGAACGTCAAGTGTCTGGATAACTGCCTGACCCTGCCGTTACAGCCGTTTCCAACGTTGACTCACTCCGCGGCCACCCCTTATAACCAAGCACTCGCCTTCAACCAGAAGGAAGTCCTTCCTGGATTGCAGGGGGTTGAATGGGAGCCACGTGTTGGGTTCTCCTATAACCCGCCAATTCTGCACGATACGCTTGTAGTTCGTGGCGGAGCCGGTATCTTCTTTGATGGATTGCCTGGCAATATCGTGGAATCCATCGTCAAGAACTCCCCGGTGAAGAATACCTTCAAGCCTTCCGGAGATAACATCGCGTCGACGGAGACCTCTAACCTTTTCAACGATGCAGCTGCATTGAACACAGCGTTCAGCGGCAACATCGTGAACGGTGGAACGGTTGCATCCATCAAGGCCAGCTTGCCGACGGCGCTGCAGCCATTCTTCACGCCGCCGGGGTTGTATGGTCCTCAGAACAACTTCAAGATCTACCAGATATACAAGTGGAATCTTGAGGTGCAGAAGTCGTTCGGTAAAGGAACGACCGTTTCTATGAACTACCTGGGCAACCACGGCATCAACAAGCCGTATACCAACGCGGGCCTGAATGCTTACTCGACCACAATCGCCGGTCTACCGACATCGGCACCGGATACGCGGTTCGGGCAGGTGAACTACATTGTGTCCGGAGGCATGTCGAACTACAACGGTTTGATCGCGACCTTCACGCAGCGGTTCCGTGGCGGTAGCGTCTTCACAGCCGGCTACACCTATGGCAAGTCGATGGACACGACGACGACAGGCCTTAGCTCCACGACGACAGGCACGACGGATATCGCGTCGTCTGTCGACCCGTACAATCCCACCCGGTATGCTCCGGCTTCCTCGGACATCCGCAACTACCTGACGCTGAATTACGTATATAAAGTCCCGTTCAAGAACGCGTTTTATGGCGGATGGCAAGTCGCCGGAGCGGCCTTTATCTACTCGGGCCTTCCCTTCACCGTCGTTGACTCGGCAGCAACAGCCAAGATCAACGGTTCGGCGAGCTCGGGCGGTTTCTATGGCGGTACGTTGATTGCAAACTATAACTACAGCGGAGAGGCTGCGTGCAGCCGTGCATATCAAGCTAACCCCTGCTTGACAGCTTCGCAGTTTCCCATCGGAACGAATGGTCTGCACACTTCAAGCGTCTCGTCCAACGGGCCACGTAACGCATTCCGCGGTCCCGACTATATCAGCACCGACCTCAGCATCATGAAGGAGATTCCGTTGCACTTTGAAGGTGGTGTGTTCAGCTTTGGGGCGCAGGCCTACAATGTTCTGAACCATCCTAACTTCTCACGTCCGACCACGAGTTCGTTCACCTCGACGAGCTTTGGCACCATCACTTCGATGGTGAATCCAGCGGGCGTCTTCAGCGGAGTGAGTGGTGACGATTCGCCACGCATTGTGCAGATCAAGACCAAGCTCGTCTTCTAG
- a CDS encoding ferric reductase-like transmembrane domain-containing protein has protein sequence MTILDLCAYLGLGAVGAAALNMLLGMMIALRYSPLRQWPHRRMNIFALHQWTAYAAVALTLTHPVVLLFLHEPHFRVIDILWPIHSPLQPKLNLAGAAALYLLLLVLLSSLLRTRIGRPLWRNLHYLVFPAAALFFLHSILTDPLLKDGHPDLLDGGKVFVEVSSLITFAAAAVRYRLRSTGFRATPASTSN, from the coding sequence ATGACCATTCTTGATCTATGCGCCTACCTCGGTCTCGGCGCTGTCGGTGCTGCGGCACTCAATATGCTGTTGGGCATGATGATCGCGTTGCGATACAGCCCGCTGCGCCAATGGCCTCATCGCCGCATGAACATCTTCGCGCTCCACCAATGGACCGCCTACGCCGCCGTTGCGCTCACCCTCACGCACCCCGTGGTCTTGCTCTTCCTGCATGAGCCGCACTTTCGCGTAATCGACATCCTCTGGCCCATCCATTCGCCCCTCCAGCCGAAACTCAATCTCGCAGGAGCCGCTGCTCTCTATTTACTCTTGCTGGTCCTCCTCAGCTCCCTCCTTCGCACCCGGATCGGCCGCCCGCTCTGGCGAAATCTCCACTACCTCGTCTTTCCCGCAGCCGCGCTCTTCTTCCTGCACAGCATTCTTACTGACCCGCTCCTTAAGGATGGGCATCCAGACCTGCTCGACGGAGGCAAAGTCTTTGTCGAAGTCTCCTCGCTCATAACCTTCGCAGCCGCTGCAGTCCGCTACCGGTTGCGTAGCACTGGATTCCGCGCTACACCGGCAAGCACCTCCAACTAA
- a CDS encoding BlaI/MecI/CopY family transcriptional regulator, which translates to MADSSKNPETQPQQGEPSTPGSGSKQPAWGLGRREREVLSVLRSQGNANVQQVAERLSTALAYTTVMTTLDRLFKKGLLHREKKDRAFIYSAHLTAREIEERRASDLIRRYFSDSGERPDMLLSCLVDAVHHYDTGMLDQLESKIRSARANYLGSDPEPDGGS; encoded by the coding sequence ATGGCTGACTCGAGTAAAAATCCCGAAACCCAGCCGCAACAGGGGGAACCCTCCACCCCAGGTTCCGGCTCAAAGCAGCCCGCATGGGGATTAGGCCGGAGGGAACGGGAAGTCCTGTCGGTACTCCGATCTCAGGGTAATGCCAATGTTCAGCAGGTAGCGGAGCGTCTAAGCACGGCGTTGGCCTACACCACCGTGATGACGACCCTCGATCGTCTCTTCAAAAAAGGCCTCCTGCACCGCGAAAAGAAGGACCGCGCGTTCATCTATTCCGCGCACCTCACTGCCAGGGAGATCGAGGAACGGCGCGCCTCGGACCTGATCCGTCGCTACTTCTCCGATTCAGGGGAGCGGCCCGATATGTTGCTATCATGCCTGGTCGACGCTGTCCATCATTACGACACCGGCATGCTCGACCAGTTAGAGTCCAAGATTCGATCCGCACGCGCCAACTACCTTGGGTCCGACCCTGAACCTGACGGAGGCTCCTGA
- a CDS encoding transferrin receptor-like dimerization domain-containing protein, whose product MRRFVSVLLLNTMAAGLVAQSAPSSSSALLGYTDANAKVERDWENRFRAIPEAKRAHENMRLLAAHPHHVGSEAQRKNAEWMVARYKEWGWDAHIEQFDVLYPMPKTMLLEMVGPKPFKAKLDEPPLAEDPYTHEKATQLPGYNIYSADGDVTGPLVYANYGMLDDYAELERNGISVKGAIVITRYGGGWRGLKPKLAYEHGAIGCIIYSDPADDGYVQNDVLPSGPMRPSGGVQRGSVADTPLYPGDPLTPGYGSVPGAKRLAIKDAQVLMKIPVLPISYGDAQPLLAALSGSVVPPAWRGGLPMTYHFGPGPAKVHLKLAFDWGTKPVLDVVATMKGSVEPDVWIVRGNHYDGWVNGADDPISGQSGMLEEARALGELAKQGWRPKRTLIYAAWDGEEPGLLGSTEWAETHAEELSKHAALYVNSDESNRGFFNAGGSHALERLVNDVAHDVTDPETKASIWKRQQAAMLSRGGRPGARSVDSGSETIPIGAIGSGSDFATFIDHLGIASLNLGFGGEDRGGTYHSAYDTPWYIEHFGDKESLYGAALAQTAGTLVMRVADADVLPYDFSNLAETIGGYSTELKSLVKQLQRESAVRQRNIAMGVYTLAADPQHPTTLPGPLASPPDMDFSQLDGAIAALKTAADKFNKARAAGIAASPSKLSAVNAELATAERKFLNADGLPRRPWTQNILYAPGWYTGYGVKTLPGVREAIEDGRYPEAAAQLTIATQAIANEAAYIDKIADELAVP is encoded by the coding sequence TTGCGTCGATTTGTGTCTGTACTCCTGCTCAACACTATGGCTGCCGGGCTGGTAGCCCAATCAGCGCCTTCGTCATCGAGCGCTCTGCTTGGTTATACAGACGCGAACGCAAAAGTCGAGCGTGACTGGGAAAACCGTTTTCGAGCCATTCCTGAGGCGAAGCGGGCGCATGAGAATATGCGTCTGTTGGCGGCGCATCCGCACCATGTAGGCTCTGAGGCTCAACGAAAGAACGCGGAATGGATGGTGGCGCGCTACAAGGAATGGGGTTGGGACGCGCACATCGAACAGTTTGACGTGTTGTATCCGATGCCAAAGACGATGCTGCTCGAGATGGTAGGGCCCAAGCCGTTCAAAGCGAAGCTGGATGAACCGCCGCTTGCGGAAGATCCGTATACGCACGAGAAGGCGACCCAACTCCCTGGGTACAACATCTACTCCGCGGATGGGGATGTGACCGGACCCCTGGTTTACGCGAACTATGGGATGCTCGATGACTACGCTGAATTGGAGCGGAATGGCATCTCGGTCAAGGGAGCCATCGTCATCACGCGTTACGGCGGCGGCTGGCGCGGATTGAAGCCGAAGCTGGCTTATGAACATGGAGCTATCGGATGCATCATCTACTCCGATCCGGCGGATGACGGCTATGTGCAGAATGATGTGTTGCCGTCTGGCCCGATGCGCCCGAGTGGCGGCGTACAGCGCGGCAGCGTCGCAGACACCCCGCTCTATCCTGGCGATCCGCTGACGCCAGGTTATGGGTCTGTCCCGGGGGCGAAGCGGCTGGCGATCAAGGATGCTCAGGTACTGATGAAGATTCCGGTGCTGCCAATCAGCTACGGTGATGCGCAGCCACTGCTGGCCGCATTGAGCGGCAGCGTTGTTCCTCCGGCCTGGCGTGGCGGTTTGCCGATGACGTACCACTTCGGCCCCGGACCGGCCAAGGTGCATCTGAAGCTCGCCTTTGATTGGGGAACGAAGCCGGTGCTAGATGTTGTCGCTACCATGAAGGGTTCGGTCGAGCCGGATGTTTGGATCGTGCGTGGCAATCACTACGATGGCTGGGTCAATGGCGCAGACGACCCGATCTCGGGACAGTCTGGAATGCTGGAAGAGGCTCGCGCTCTGGGAGAACTTGCGAAGCAGGGCTGGCGTCCTAAACGAACGCTGATTTACGCAGCCTGGGATGGTGAGGAGCCGGGTTTGCTGGGCTCGACCGAGTGGGCCGAGACTCATGCGGAGGAACTGTCTAAACATGCGGCGCTCTATGTCAACAGTGACGAGAGCAATCGCGGCTTTTTCAATGCGGGTGGGTCGCATGCGCTCGAGCGTCTTGTGAACGACGTGGCGCACGATGTGACGGACCCGGAGACCAAGGCTTCCATCTGGAAGAGGCAGCAGGCGGCGATGCTCAGCCGGGGGGGGCGGCCAGGCGCACGCAGCGTGGATTCGGGCAGCGAGACCATTCCGATTGGAGCGATTGGGAGTGGTTCAGATTTCGCTACGTTTATCGACCACCTTGGCATTGCTTCGCTGAACCTCGGTTTCGGGGGTGAGGATCGTGGCGGCACCTATCATTCGGCTTACGATACGCCGTGGTACATCGAGCACTTTGGGGATAAGGAGTCCCTTTACGGAGCTGCGCTGGCTCAGACGGCGGGCACTCTGGTGATGCGAGTGGCCGACGCCGATGTGCTGCCCTATGATTTTTCGAATCTGGCGGAGACGATCGGGGGCTACTCGACCGAATTGAAGTCGCTGGTGAAGCAGCTACAGCGGGAATCTGCGGTGCGGCAGCGGAACATCGCGATGGGCGTATATACGCTCGCAGCTGACCCGCAGCATCCGACGACGCTTCCGGGGCCGCTTGCCAGCCCGCCCGACATGGACTTTTCGCAGCTTGATGGTGCCATTGCCGCTTTGAAGACGGCGGCAGACAAGTTCAACAAGGCGCGTGCGGCTGGCATTGCGGCCTCACCGTCGAAGCTGAGTGCGGTGAATGCAGAGTTGGCGACGGCTGAGCGCAAGTTTCTGAATGCGGATGGTCTGCCGCGCAGGCCGTGGACCCAGAATATTCTCTATGCCCCGGGTTGGTATACGGGGTACGGCGTCAAGACGCTGCCTGGAGTTCGGGAGGCGATCGAGGACGGACGATATCCAGAGGCGGCGGCGCAGTTGACGATTGCCACACAAGCTATCGCCAATGAGGCAGCCTACATCGACAAGATTGCCGACGAACTGGCTGTTCCATAG